One genomic segment of Luteimonas galliterrae includes these proteins:
- the nusA gene encoding transcription termination factor NusA, translating to MSKELLLVVDAVANEKGVPQEVILEAIEAALASAAKKRYPEQDVSVRVAIDPKDGSYETFRRWEVVADDVVMESPDRQIRLMDAIEESDGAEVGDFIEEQIENPDFGRIAAQAAKQVIVQRVREAERAQVVDAWKDRVGELVTGTVKRAERGNIYVDLGGNAEAFIPKDKGIPRDVLRAGDRVRGYLYDVRSEPRGPQLFISRAAPEFMMELFKLEVPEVGQDLVEIKACARDPGDRAKIAVLAHDARTDPIGACIGMRGSRVQAVSNELNGERVDIILWSDNAAQFVINAMAPAEVQSIIVDEEKHSMDLAVAEDRLAQAIGKGGQNVRLASRLTGWQLNVMTQDQVAAKSEAEQAAARQLFVDKLEVDDEIAGILVAEGFSTVEEIAYVPVGELLAVEGFDEDIVEELRARARDALLNEALAVEEQLDEQQPAEDLLTLEGMDEATAYVLASRGVRTRDDLADLAVDEITDIEDMDAERAAALIMAARADMIARLEREG from the coding sequence ATGAGTAAGGAACTGTTGCTTGTCGTCGACGCGGTCGCCAACGAAAAGGGCGTGCCGCAGGAAGTGATCCTCGAAGCGATCGAGGCCGCTTTGGCTTCGGCCGCCAAGAAGCGCTATCCCGAACAGGACGTGTCGGTGCGCGTGGCGATCGATCCGAAGGACGGCAGCTACGAAACGTTCCGCCGCTGGGAAGTGGTGGCCGACGACGTGGTCATGGAGTCCCCGGACCGCCAGATCCGCCTGATGGACGCGATCGAAGAGAGCGACGGCGCCGAAGTGGGCGATTTCATCGAAGAGCAGATCGAGAACCCGGATTTCGGCCGCATCGCCGCCCAGGCCGCCAAGCAGGTCATCGTGCAGCGCGTGCGCGAAGCCGAGCGCGCGCAGGTGGTGGATGCGTGGAAGGACCGCGTCGGCGAGCTGGTCACCGGCACCGTCAAGCGCGCCGAGCGCGGCAACATCTATGTCGATCTCGGCGGCAATGCCGAGGCCTTCATCCCCAAGGACAAGGGCATCCCGCGCGACGTGCTGCGCGCCGGCGACCGCGTGCGCGGCTATCTATACGACGTGCGCAGCGAGCCGCGCGGCCCGCAGCTGTTCATCAGCCGCGCCGCGCCCGAATTCATGATGGAGCTGTTCAAACTGGAAGTGCCCGAAGTCGGCCAGGACCTGGTCGAAATCAAGGCCTGCGCCCGCGACCCGGGCGATCGCGCCAAGATCGCGGTGCTGGCCCACGACGCGCGCACCGATCCCATCGGCGCCTGCATCGGCATGCGCGGTTCGCGCGTGCAGGCGGTGTCCAACGAACTCAACGGCGAGCGCGTGGACATCATCCTGTGGAGCGACAACGCCGCGCAGTTCGTGATCAACGCGATGGCGCCGGCCGAAGTGCAGTCGATCATCGTCGATGAAGAGAAGCATTCGATGGATCTGGCGGTCGCCGAAGACCGCTTGGCGCAGGCGATCGGCAAGGGCGGCCAGAACGTGCGCCTGGCCAGCCGCCTGACCGGTTGGCAGCTCAACGTGATGACCCAGGACCAGGTCGCGGCGAAGTCGGAGGCCGAGCAGGCCGCCGCGCGCCAGCTGTTCGTGGACAAGCTGGAAGTGGACGACGAGATCGCCGGCATCCTGGTCGCCGAAGGCTTCAGCACGGTGGAAGAAATCGCCTACGTGCCGGTCGGCGAGTTGCTGGCGGTGGAAGGCTTCGACGAGGACATCGTCGAGGAACTCCGCGCCCGCGCCCGCGATGCGCTGCTCAACGAGGCGCTGGCGGTCGAGGAACAGCTCGACGAGCAGCAGCCGGCCGAGGACCTGCTGACGCTCGAGGGCATGGACGAGGCCACCGCCTACGTCCTGGCCTCGCGCGGCGTGCGCACCCGCGACGACCTGGCCGACCTGGCGGTCGACGAGATCACCGATATCGAGGACATGGACGCCGAGCGCGCCGCAGCGCTGATCATGGCGGCCCGCGCCGACATGATCGCCCGGCTGGAGCGGGAAGGATGA
- the infB gene encoding translation initiation factor IF-2, with product MSQQTTIRKLAELVNTPVEKLLEQLAEAGMSFSGPDQVVTSMEKVKLLGFLKRAHGKAEKPAEAAAAPKKITLNRRKVQEITVAAGRSKTTVNVEVRQKRTYVKAGEVEVPQNDERDEALRKLEESRRRNLSEQQKLAEDDKRRADELAAKRAQEEEAAKLAAAEAAAAAAAAAAVAEGATEEEVGRAAKPSSHHGKSASRNDVAPRNDDRNAHKHKTRGSHVMVAGVEDDDNAARFAGQLHLSASERARRTSARGKPKAKRQVEQARSGGSAQHGFSRPTAPIVREVAIGDAITVADLAQKLALKGGDVVKTLFKMGVMATITQTIDHDTAVLVVEELGHTAVRADEGDAETELLAHVEETQGNRQPRPPVVTIMGHVDHGKTSLLDYIRRTKVASGEAGGITQHIGAYHVETPKGVISFLDTPGHAAFTSMRARGAKLTDIVVLVVAADDGVMPQTKEAVQHAKAAGVPLIVAINKIDKSDADPLRVKNELLAEEVVAEDFGGDTQMVELSAKTGQGVDALLDAITLQAEVLELGAAPDGRASGVVIESSLDKGRGPVATVLVQQGKLEKGDYLVCGIQYGRVRALFDENGKQVQSAGPSIPVQVLGLSGVPDAGDDFVVVADERLAKDVAQQRDAKRRESRLVAVPGNRMEDIMAQMGEAQGQLSLPLIIKADVQGSVQALREALTALSTDAIRINVIGSGVGGITESDANSAVTSKATIIGFNVRADASARRVIESNGVDLRYFSIIYDVIDQVKQVASGILGVEIREEIIGTAEVRDVFRSSKFGAVAGCMVIEGVVKRHKPIRVLRDNTVIFEGELESLRRFKENVDEVRNGTECGIGVKQYNDVQPGDQIECFERIEVQRTL from the coding sequence ATGTCGCAGCAAACCACGATACGCAAGCTGGCCGAACTGGTGAACACGCCGGTCGAGAAACTGCTGGAGCAGCTGGCCGAGGCCGGCATGAGCTTCAGCGGTCCCGATCAGGTCGTGACCAGCATGGAGAAAGTCAAGCTGCTCGGCTTCCTCAAGCGCGCCCACGGCAAGGCCGAAAAGCCGGCCGAAGCGGCGGCCGCGCCGAAGAAGATCACCCTGAACCGCCGCAAGGTGCAGGAAATCACCGTCGCCGCCGGCCGCAGCAAGACCACGGTCAACGTCGAAGTGCGGCAGAAGCGCACCTACGTCAAGGCCGGCGAAGTGGAAGTGCCGCAGAACGACGAGCGCGACGAAGCCCTGCGCAAACTCGAGGAATCGCGCCGCCGCAACCTGAGCGAACAGCAGAAACTGGCCGAGGACGACAAGCGCCGCGCCGACGAACTGGCCGCCAAGCGCGCCCAGGAAGAAGAGGCCGCCAAGCTCGCCGCCGCCGAAGCCGCTGCGGCCGCCGCCGCGGCTGCAGCGGTCGCCGAGGGCGCCACCGAAGAGGAAGTCGGCCGCGCCGCCAAGCCTTCCAGCCACCACGGCAAGTCCGCGTCGCGCAACGACGTGGCGCCGCGCAACGACGACCGCAACGCGCACAAGCACAAGACGCGCGGCTCGCACGTCATGGTCGCCGGCGTCGAGGACGACGACAACGCCGCGCGGTTCGCCGGTCAGCTGCATCTGAGCGCCAGCGAGCGCGCGCGCCGCACCAGCGCGCGCGGCAAGCCCAAGGCCAAGCGCCAGGTCGAGCAGGCCCGCAGCGGCGGCAGCGCCCAGCACGGCTTCTCGCGGCCGACCGCTCCGATCGTGCGCGAAGTCGCCATCGGCGATGCGATCACAGTGGCCGACCTGGCGCAGAAGCTCGCGCTGAAGGGCGGCGACGTGGTCAAGACGCTGTTCAAGATGGGCGTGATGGCCACCATCACCCAGACCATCGACCACGACACCGCAGTGCTGGTCGTCGAAGAACTCGGCCACACCGCTGTGCGCGCCGACGAAGGCGATGCCGAGACCGAATTGCTCGCTCACGTCGAAGAAACCCAGGGCAACCGCCAGCCGCGTCCGCCGGTGGTCACCATCATGGGCCACGTCGACCACGGCAAGACCTCGCTGCTGGATTACATCCGCCGCACCAAAGTCGCTTCGGGCGAAGCGGGCGGCATCACCCAGCATATCGGCGCGTATCACGTCGAAACGCCCAAGGGCGTGATCAGCTTCCTCGACACGCCCGGCCACGCCGCGTTCACCTCGATGCGCGCGCGCGGCGCCAAGCTCACCGACATCGTGGTGCTGGTGGTCGCCGCCGACGACGGCGTGATGCCGCAGACCAAGGAAGCCGTGCAGCATGCCAAGGCCGCCGGCGTGCCGCTGATCGTGGCGATCAACAAGATCGACAAATCCGACGCCGATCCGCTGCGGGTCAAGAACGAACTGCTCGCCGAGGAAGTGGTCGCCGAGGATTTCGGCGGCGACACCCAGATGGTGGAGCTGTCGGCCAAGACCGGGCAGGGCGTGGATGCGCTGCTCGACGCGATCACGCTGCAGGCCGAAGTGCTGGAACTCGGCGCTGCGCCGGACGGCCGCGCTTCGGGCGTGGTGATCGAATCCTCGCTCGACAAGGGCCGCGGCCCGGTCGCGACGGTGCTGGTGCAGCAGGGCAAGCTCGAGAAGGGCGACTACCTCGTCTGCGGCATCCAGTACGGCCGCGTGCGCGCGCTGTTCGACGAGAACGGCAAGCAGGTGCAGAGCGCAGGGCCGTCGATCCCGGTGCAGGTGCTCGGCCTGTCGGGCGTGCCCGATGCCGGCGACGATTTCGTCGTCGTCGCGGACGAGCGCCTGGCCAAGGACGTGGCGCAGCAACGCGACGCCAAGCGCCGCGAATCGCGCCTGGTCGCCGTGCCGGGCAACCGCATGGAAGACATCATGGCGCAGATGGGCGAGGCCCAAGGCCAGCTCAGCCTGCCGTTGATCATCAAGGCCGACGTGCAGGGCTCGGTGCAGGCCCTGCGCGAAGCGCTGACCGCGCTGTCGACCGATGCGATCCGCATCAACGTGATCGGTTCGGGCGTGGGCGGCATCACCGAATCCGACGCCAATTCGGCGGTGACGTCGAAGGCCACGATCATCGGCTTCAACGTCCGCGCCGACGCTTCGGCGCGCCGGGTGATCGAATCCAACGGCGTCGACCTGCGCTACTTCTCGATCATCTACGACGTGATCGACCAGGTGAAGCAGGTCGCGTCCGGCATCCTCGGCGTCGAGATCCGCGAAGAGATCATCGGCACCGCGGAAGTCCGCGACGTGTTCCGCAGCTCCAAGTTCGGCGCGGTGGCCGGCTGCATGGTGATCGAGGGCGTGGTCAAGCGCCACAAGCCGATCCGCGTGTTGCGCGACAACACCGTGATCTTCGAGGGCGAGCTGGAATCGCTGCGCCGCTTCAAGGAGAACGTCGACGAAGTGCGCAACGGCACCGAGTGCGGCATCGGCGTGAAGCAATACAACGACGTGCAGCCCGGCGACCAGATCGAGTGCTTCGAGCGCATTGAAGTGCAGCGCACGCTGTAA
- the rbfA gene encoding 30S ribosome-binding factor RbfA: protein MAQKKSFHRTDRVSAQLRRELGALVRKTIDEHGLPSASVSDVEVTRDMAHAKVFVVALQADRAAEAVKGLKERAKEIRYQLANIMKLRHVPELHFQYDDSVDRGERIDNLLRDLPPSAVDESDKG, encoded by the coding sequence ATGGCGCAGAAGAAGTCCTTCCACCGCACCGACCGCGTCTCCGCCCAGCTCCGCCGCGAGCTGGGCGCATTGGTGCGCAAGACCATCGACGAGCACGGGTTGCCGTCGGCGAGCGTGTCCGACGTGGAAGTCACCCGCGACATGGCGCATGCCAAGGTGTTCGTCGTGGCGCTGCAGGCCGACCGCGCCGCGGAAGCGGTGAAAGGGTTGAAGGAGCGCGCCAAGGAGATCCGCTACCAGCTGGCGAACATCATGAAACTGCGGCATGTACCCGAACTGCATTTCCAGTACGACGATTCGGTGGACCGCGGCGAGCGCATCGACAACCTGTTGCGCGATCTGCCGCCTTCCGCCGTCGACGAATCCGATAAGGGCTGA
- the truB gene encoding tRNA pseudouridine(55) synthase TruB, translating into MTQKPRTRFRKLDGILLLDKPRGLSSNQALQRVRHLFRAEKGGHTGSLDPLATGLLPICFGEATKIAGGLLGARKAYDTVARLGVVTDTDDAEGQPLRERPVPMLDIATLDAALRDLTGRIQQRPPIYSALKRGGEPLYAKARRGETVEIETREVDVHAFELQSAADLLDAGEPLLRLHVECGSGTYVRSLVRDLGEALGCGAHVAELRRLWVDPFREPRMWTLEALQALAARSERSLEACLLPVEAGMASWPEVRVDPAQARRLAQGQTVAGDFHPAGEVALYGEEGRVLGLGHIDPQGRLRPQRLFTWAAQPGPAGDTPH; encoded by the coding sequence ATGACCCAAAAGCCGCGCACGCGATTCCGCAAGCTCGACGGCATCCTGCTGCTCGACAAGCCGCGCGGCCTGAGTTCCAACCAGGCGTTGCAGCGCGTGCGCCATCTGTTCCGCGCGGAAAAGGGCGGGCATACCGGCAGCCTGGATCCGCTCGCCACCGGGCTGCTGCCGATCTGCTTCGGCGAGGCGACCAAAATCGCCGGCGGCCTGCTCGGTGCGCGCAAAGCCTACGACACCGTGGCGCGGCTGGGCGTGGTCACCGATACCGACGACGCCGAAGGCCAGCCGCTACGCGAACGCCCGGTGCCGATGCTCGATATCGCTACCCTCGATGCGGCGTTGCGCGACCTCACCGGACGCATCCAGCAACGTCCGCCGATCTACTCGGCGCTCAAGCGCGGCGGCGAGCCGCTATACGCCAAGGCACGACGCGGCGAGACGGTCGAGATCGAAACGCGCGAAGTCGACGTGCATGCCTTCGAACTGCAATCGGCCGCCGACCTGCTCGATGCCGGCGAGCCGTTGCTGCGCCTGCATGTGGAATGCGGCTCGGGCACCTATGTGCGTAGCCTGGTCCGCGACCTGGGCGAGGCGCTCGGCTGCGGCGCCCACGTTGCCGAGCTGCGGCGGCTGTGGGTGGACCCCTTCCGCGAACCGCGGATGTGGACGCTCGAAGCCCTGCAGGCGCTGGCCGCTCGCAGCGAGCGCAGCTTGGAAGCCTGCCTGTTGCCGGTCGAGGCCGGGATGGCCTCCTGGCCCGAAGTGCGAGTGGATCCGGCCCAGGCCCGCCGCCTGGCGCAAGGCCAGACCGTCGCCGGCGATTTCCATCCTGCGGGCGAAGTGGCGCTGTACGGCGAGGAAGGCCGCGTCCTTGGCCTGGGTCATATCGATCCGCAGGGCCGGTTGCGCCCGCAACGCCTGTTCACCTGGGCCGCCCAACCCGGTCCGGCAGGCGATACCCCTCACTAA
- the rpsO gene encoding 30S ribosomal protein S15 produces the protein MSIDTGKIIEDNKRGTGDTGSPEVQVALLTARIEQLTGHFKTHKQDHHSRRGLLKMVNRRRSLLDYLHKKDAERYKALIQKLGLRR, from the coding sequence ATGTCCATCGACACCGGCAAGATCATTGAAGACAACAAGCGCGGCACCGGCGATACCGGCTCCCCGGAAGTCCAGGTCGCCCTGCTCACCGCACGCATCGAACAGCTCACCGGCCACTTCAAGACCCACAAACAGGACCACCACAGCCGTCGTGGCCTGCTGAAAATGGTCAACCGCCGCCGCAGCCTGCTCGACTACCTGCACAAGAAAGACGCCGAGCGTTACAAAGCCCTGATCCAGAAGCTGGGCCTGCGTCGCTAA